A stretch of DNA from Megalops cyprinoides isolate fMegCyp1 chromosome 17, fMegCyp1.pri, whole genome shotgun sequence:
TAAAACTAAGAAAGTACCTGTAAAAAGGGTACTCAGctctgaaaatacattcatCTTGTCACCATGTGCCGGGATGAATGTACAGCTGAAAGTCTAAAACCAGTTTAATGGCAGACAGGattaaagcagaaaagagtaatttaaatgtaacagAATGACCTAATATTCTGAactaattttaatgaaattatatgGTCAACAGCAATgtatgaaaaacaattttcctGTCACAAtggcaaatgcaaaataaattgtattcattcattaactTAAATGAGATAAAGACATTGAACAGCTAAGTCAAAATACTCAGCATTTGTACTGCATACCCTTTTATAAAACCTACCTGATGAATGTGCCAGATTATGTTGTTGGAGAACTGCATGTATTAACTTCTTTTGTGAGGCGGAATGAACTTCCAAAGTCTACAAGTCCTGTGaaatcacacagacacctgTGTATACACATTAAGAATATAtcacagcttttatttttatgagcCCGTTCTTCATTGTCAGACAACTTATATCCCCTATTTCAGTGAAAGGTGCCACCCACATCCATGACAAGCTGGACACCTTTGAGAGATGATGATATCAACAATCTATGAAACTGAGGCCTAGGTACATATAATCTAATGAAACATGACTAGGATCTCTTTGTTTACTGTAAAGAATTCATTGAGGACGTACAGTAAGGGGTGGTGAGGGAAATGGCAGTAATTATGTGGGAATTGAAACAAGGTCACCCTTGCATTAGAGACATATTTGGTTTTTTCAGCAACACAAAAGCTCTTTCATTTCCATTGAGATTACATGCTCATTGTGCATGATTTTGTATTCACAAGGAATATAACAATACAGGACATCTGTGTTTTGTCTTCACAAAACACCAGAATGAAGACTGGATGATGTTTGCTGAAATCTCTGAACGCGATGGATCAATGACATACAGCCGAAAAAGACGGCGAAAAtctatggcgtcagatttatgtcgAAAAGTCGCGAGCGCATAAAGCAGCCACCACACGCAAGGGagtttctgcttggcgagcaCTGGAGGGCATACGCGCTTGCGCGGGTTAAATCCGCTCTCGAAGTTGAGAGCAGAGTTTTGACAATTTTCTCGCGCAaatcgacctgagttttgacaattttggggcggaaaccaagggaggcactggccctcttaaGATGTGTTGTAACCGAACACGACGCGAAATTTCGCTTCACTTTCCTCACGCGGGTTTGATcacttgcctgaaaaatgaacaagcaaatTTCGCACCACGTCGCAGGAAGCATTTTTGATTACAGCAACGCTGCTACCAAGTTTGTTAGACAGAATAGAAGACAGCTAAGTTATCCCTTTCCcgctataacagcttccactcttcttataaggctttccacaagattttggagtgtttctgtatgaatttgtgcccattcattctgtagagcatttatgaggtcaggcactgatgttggacgagaagacCTGGCTCGCagtctccgttccagttcatcccacaggtgctcgatggggttgaggtcagggctctgtgcaggccagtcaagttcttccacaccgaactcatcaaaccatgtctttatagtccttgctttgtgcactggggcacagtcatgttggaatagaaaagggccttccccaaactgttgccacaaagttggaagcatagcgttgtccaaaatgtcttggtatgctgaagcattaagattgcccttcactggagataaggggcctagcccaaaccctgaaaaacaggtgtggccaaatacttttgtccatatagtgtgtgtgtgtgtgtatacatatatatatatataatcactaTAATCACTTTTCTAATATTAACTTAGGGATAATATTCCACAGTTcacctttatttttaatataatttttcacccatttagttttaaatgtaactgtCTATGATATAGGAAACTTATGAAGTAATATGTGGGTATGTCGACGAATGAGAAGATCACATACATCAGATTGTAACAGAGCACTGTACACGTAGCATAGTGGTTTTtccagaagaaaacaaaaggccaGGCAACTTGGGAACATcaatcacatttatttgaaatatcaTGTCAAAAGATCTCCtgcacagtattttaaaatgaagaatgttTACATCAGATTTCATTTACACTAACACAGCTTTTATTGGACAACAGCATTTAACAGCAATTGTGAGACATGCCATTGTTGTAATAAGTTGCTGATCAGGCAACAACCTGTGACTCTTTGTTAGAGTTACACACCTGTCAACCCTTTCTATCAGTTTGATTACTGTTAATCAATGCACAGTCtgatatgtgtaaatatatccCCTTTGAAATGTGCGTGGCGAAGAAGCAAGTTGCAGTGGTTTTGTCCTTTTTATGTGACACATGTATTTGACATCAACTGTCATGGAACATAGTGATGTAACACAAAGATGATTCTTGCACTGATCAGATCTGTACACATTGTTCAATAAGtatgtttttccactgtttttttttctctaggATAATAcaactctttttttatttaattctcCTCTGAATAATCTGCTCTTTTATTTCTTAAACTATTGTTTCTCTTATTCCAACTGTGAATTTATATTGTGATTGGCACCATCCTGAAGTTTGATATTATGTGTTGTATATCACTTTTGTGTTGTGATGGaaataagaaatgtatttttagaacCAGATAAGGTGCTCTCAAAAGCATAGAGACATTATGGAGTTCTTTCTGCACCAGGTGCATCAACAGGGGCATTTCTTTAGACTGATTGTGGAAAATACTTAGGACAGCACTCCACTCTCAGTGAATTACAAACTGTCTattctgtgtacattttttacaatagCTACACAACATATTTAAGGTGATATAATGCATCCAAGATCAGCAGTAATCCATTGACAAAGtaattatacaaatacaaacatgctcACTTTAAGTCACTTAAAAACATAACTTGTTGGTCTGGAATAATCATCAAATTATTCATTCCATATACAGCCTCATCTGACAAGAATTAgtataaaatatttcaccataaatgattattttcaaagCTTTTCTAAACCAACTGTAAAAGAAGGCATAAACTACAGGGTTAAACGCTGAATTGAAATAACCAAACCAAAGTAGGACATCATACAAAAGTGGAGGAACAACATAGCCAATGAAGGGGTCAATGATGCTACACAGGAAAAATGGGGTCCAGCACATGAGGAACACTCCAACCACAATCGACAGGGTTTttgctccttttctttcttgcttAGACACCCTGTACTCATTTGTACCCTCCGTGTCAAGCTGTTTTGTCAGCTGTTTAATGGCCCTAGCCTGTTTTCGGGCGACGGTGTAGATTTTAAGATAAATGCACAACAGAATCAGAGCtggaaggaaaaatgaaagtgcAGTGATAATTGTGTTTGACTCCCGGTTAAACACCAATGCACAGCTTCCAAGACATGTCACCTGTGCTACTATGGAATCGTTAAAGCCTTTCATGTACAGTTTAGAAAAAATCAGCGTATAACCAAAGATGGCAGGGAACACCCAGCTGGTAGCGAGCATAATGAAGATGGTGACTGAACTGATGATGGACCTGTACATCAGTGGATTACACACGGCAAAATACCGGTCGATGGAGATGAATGACAGGTGGAAGATGGAGCAGATGCTCAGCATCAGATCAGTGCTGGTGTGTATTTTGCACATGAAGTCGCCCAGGTAACAACAGCCCAGGACAGTGCGTACTGCAATGCAGGGCATCACAAACGCTCCCATAAAGAAGTCGCACACTGCCAGCGAGAGGATGAGATagtttgtggatgtgtgcagCTGCTTAAAGTGTGCTATGGAGGTGATGACCAGAAGGTTCCCACTCACCGTTGCCATCACGGCCATCCCTGTGAACAAGAACATGAGAAACTGTATGCTCAGAGGCCGAAATAATTTCTCACATGATCCACTCAAGGACTCATAGCaaaactgtgtttcagtgaatgACATGCTGTTGAAGTTTGTGCCATTAGTAAAATTCATCCTTAAGACcttgggaaaaagaaagagaaaacagtgattaggtgttgtagttttaaaatgtttacagcaaGATCCTCCtaataaatgaaatcaatagCCATAGACATTtgcagaagagagaaagaattaGCTTTATAGCTGATATAAAGGCAAGAAAGAACCTGCCAAAAGGGGGCTCAGctctgaaaatacattcatCTCGTCACCATGCGCCATCTCTTTCCAGCTGCTAGTCATTAATGTATAAGTCTAAAACCAGTTTTAATAGTAGACAGCATTAAAGCAGAAAGATATTTTCCTGTCACAATAGCAAATATAAAATCAATTGTATTcacttattaaaataaataagatgaaGACATTGAACAGTAAAGTCAAAATATTCAGCACGTGTACTAAATATACTTCTAAAACACCTACCTAATATATGTGCCAAGTCATGTTATTGTAGAACAGCATATGTATTAACTTCCTCTATGCAGTGTGATGAAGTCCTAAAGCATACAAGTCCTGTTaaatcacacagacacctgTGTATATGCATCAGGAATATGTCCTTTAAAAAGATCCACAACTTTGATTTCTATGAGACAGTTCTTCACTGGGAACCTATTGGAACAACTAGTTTAATGGCAGACATGattaaagcagaaaagagtaAATAAGTATGATTCAATGACATAATTCTAATATTCAGAATGCGCTTTAATGGAATTATATGCCAATTATACAAAAACTTATATTGTCATAGAAACATATTTCCTGTTACAATGTTGTTATAATTTTACTAGCCATAGTcgcaaatgcaaaataaattgtatttattcattaatttaaattagATGAAGACATTCAACTGTAAAGTCAAAATATTCAGCATATATACAGCATCCAGTTTTATAATTCTTACCTGATAAATATGCTAAAGCATTTCACTGGAGAACTGCATGTAATAACTTCTCTTGCAGTGTAATGAAATTACAAGTAGCTAATTCCTGatcaatcacacagacacagaagtaTATACACGAAGAATATGTCATTTAATAAGATGCACAGCTTTTGTTATTTCTCTATTGCCCGTTCATCATTTTGAGGCAACTTATATCCCCTATTTCAGTGAAAGGTGCCGCCCACATCAGTGACAAGCTGGACACCTTTGGGAGGTGATGATATCAACAATCTATGACACT
This window harbors:
- the LOC118792718 gene encoding trace amine-associated receptor 1-like — its product is MNFTNGTNFNSMSFTETQFCYESLSGSCEKLFRPLSIQFLMFLFTGMAVMATVSGNLLVITSIAHFKQLHTSTNYLILSLAVCDFFMGAFVMPCIAVRTVLGCCYLGDFMCKIHTSTDLMLSICSIFHLSFISIDRYFAVCNPLMYRSIISSVTIFIMLATSWVFPAIFGYTLIFSKLYMKGFNDSIVAQVTCLGSCALVFNRESNTIITALSFFLPALILLCIYLKIYTVARKQARAIKQLTKQLDTEGTNEYRVSKQERKGAKTLSIVVGVFLMCWTPFFLCSIIDPFIGYVVPPLLYDVLLWFGYFNSAFNPVVYAFFYSWFRKALKIIIYGEIFYTNSCQMRLYME